TAGTTCTAGTTCTCTTGGGACGATACCTAATGGTGATGTGATTATCACCTCGTGGACAATATGTGGGTTTTTCAAACTGTAGAGTTTTTCTCTGAATAGTTTATGGGATTTGGAAAACGAGTATGGTTTTTTTGCGGAACAGGGAAGTAATAGCAGTATTTTAGTGGATTTTGGTTTACGGTATCTGTCTATTATTCTTTCTTGGAATCGTCTTATCTCAGGTCTATGTAGTGATTCTTTTGTTGTAGCAAGAAGTTGGTTGCTACGCACCAGAGGCGTTCTTTTTTCTAAAAAATCATAGTGATTAAAGTCGAGATTTCTTAATATCGCTGTAAGCCCAGGGTTTATTCTGATTCTTGTTTCAACAAGCTCGCGTAAACAGCCTAAATGAATTGCGTTTCTAACTTGTTTTATCTCGGTATGTATCGCATAGTAGTTGTGATCTAGTATTTGTTGGAATTTCATATCAGATGGTTTACCCCTATATTTGTTACAAGATGGGCAACTGCATGGTAGTTCTTGCATCTCATCTATACTATGGTGTCCTGTTGAGAAAAGTAAAAAATTGTTTCTAGATGCTTGAATCGCAGATATGGAATCAAAAAGGTCTATTCCCAAGTATGTAAGTAAAGCAAAGATAGATGGGTCGCCTACACATGGGAGGTACAACATTTTTTGGTAACCTATTTTTTCCCTTATTTCTACTATGAAATCTACAAATTTCGATTGCTGTTGGAGAAGTTGTGATGCATTTGCAACAACAAAAAGTGAAGCATGGTTGTTTTTCAATGCAGTGTCTATTATTTCTCTGTTTGCAGGCATTATGTAGCATTCTGTTTTCTTTTTTTTGTATAGTTTTATTGCGGAGACGTGTACATCTTTTGGTAGATCCTTTGGGTAAAACAAGTAGTTGGAAATCTTGAGATTATTCTCATCTTCAGGTTGATGAGATGAAAACATACTTTCTAAGATTTTTATCATCGGTTTTTTTGTTTTCAGATCTTTATTT
This DNA window, taken from Candidatus Thermoplasmatota archaeon, encodes the following:
- the arcS gene encoding archaeosine synthase subunit alpha, with the translated sequence MQFSVNKRDGPARIGELTIEDKIVTTPNILFVNTSRFKAPDFADILITNKDLKTKKPMIKILESMFSSHQPEDENNLKISNYLFYPKDLPKDVHVSAIKLYKKKKTECYIMPANREIIDTALKNNHASLFVVANASQLLQQQSKFVDFIVEIREKIGYQKMLYLPCVGDPSIFALLTYLGIDLFDSISAIQASRNNFLLFSTGHHSIDEMQELPCSCPSCNKYRGKPSDMKFQQILDHNYYAIHTEIKQVRNAIHLGCLRELVETRIRINPGLTAILRNLDFNHYDFLEKRTPLVRSNQLLATTKESLHRPEIRRFQERIIDRYRKPKSTKILLLLPCSAKKPYSFSKSHKLFREKLYSLKNPHIVHEVIITSPLGIVPRELELIYPASMYDIPVTGVWDEDEKKMIRELLKKYLKNNIYEKTIVHLPTAVTMFLKDILKNPIKTCVDDNPTSEESLKKLLNVLKKTTDTLEKVDARTRNKENLESFASYQFGRETAKKLISDCDIKGKYPELKITYKDRQLGMITQQRGLISLTLYGANRLLEPKNYWVEIYSDFTLLGSVFAPGIKDADESIRIDDEVVVLKNKKLCAVGVALMNGKEMKESTHGEAVKIRHRF